A genomic window from Salvia hispanica cultivar TCC Black 2014 chromosome 5, UniMelb_Shisp_WGS_1.0, whole genome shotgun sequence includes:
- the LOC125186206 gene encoding uncharacterized protein LOC125186206, producing the protein MSAKYIIGAGFGSLGIAYVCDSLVSDYKIFGGSTPSTITNKEWERETDRKMDAWPRTAGPPVVMNPISRQNFIVKNE; encoded by the exons ATGTCAGCTAAATACATCATTGGTGCTGGATTTGGATCTCTTGGTATTGCATATGTTTGTGATAGTTTGGTTTCTGATTACAAAATCTTTGGAG GTTCAACTCCAAGCACTATAACCAACAAAGAGTGGGAGCGGGAGACGGACCGGAAAATGGACGCATGGCCGCGCACTGCTGGCCCTCCCGTGGTCATGAACCCCATCAGCCGCCAGAATTTCATCGTCAAAAATGAATAA